In the genome of Neisseria animaloris, one region contains:
- a CDS encoding universal stress protein, with product MYQYQRIMVPVDDSQTSLQALKEACSLAQAMDATVVVVHVVDLGQFDWGAPGFTDAAALRKAVENTGVKVLKRASEELKKVGVKHETLILESAGDRIADLLVEQATEEKCDLIVMGTHGFSGLMHLLLGSVAEGVIRKSNVPVLLVRRKED from the coding sequence ATGTATCAATATCAGCGCATTATGGTTCCTGTTGACGACAGCCAAACTTCGCTGCAGGCACTGAAAGAAGCGTGTAGTCTGGCTCAGGCGATGGATGCTACTGTGGTGGTGGTACATGTTGTGGACTTGGGGCAATTTGATTGGGGTGCTCCCGGTTTTACCGATGCCGCAGCTTTGCGTAAAGCAGTTGAAAACACCGGTGTGAAAGTACTGAAACGTGCATCCGAAGAATTAAAGAAAGTGGGCGTAAAACACGAAACGCTGATTCTGGAAAGCGCAGGCGACAGAATTGCCGATTTGCTGGTAGAGCAGGCGACAGAGGAAAAATGCGACCTGATTGTAATGGGAACACACGGTTTTTCCGGTTTGATGCACCTTCTGTTAGGTTCGGTTGCCGAAGGCGTTATCCGCAAGTCCAATGTGCCGGTATTGCTGGTGCGCCGCAAGGAAGATTAA